A genome region from Triticum aestivum cultivar Chinese Spring chromosome 2B, IWGSC CS RefSeq v2.1, whole genome shotgun sequence includes the following:
- the LOC123047441 gene encoding mevalonate kinase, translating into MEIRARAPGKIILAGEHAVVHGSSAVAAAIDLYTQSSLHLPPSGDGGAGEVEVDLTDTGLAFSWPCSRLLEALGETCRKAELQAPRPCSPEELAAIAKLVELHEIPEAKIWLSAGLSAFLYLYTSILGCRPGKVVVSSGLPMGAGLGSSAAFSVSLSGALLTAAGVVHPEGAVGGTEWQLLGKDHLELVNTWAFQGEKIIHGKPSGIDNAVSTFGSMIKFKKGELTNLKSGNPVKMLITDTRVGRNTKALVAGVSERASRHPDAMASVFHAVNTISEELSSIVELAATDEIAMTSKEEKLAELMEMNQGLLQCMGVSHSSIETVLRSTLKYNLVSKLTGAGGGGCVLTLIPTLLSKLVLEKVTTELESHGFRCFKVEVGGQGLQIHQG; encoded by the exons ATGGAGATCCGCGCCCGCGCGCCCGGAAAGATCATCCTCGCCGGCGAGCACGCCGTCGTCCACGgctcctccgccgtcgccgccgccatcgacctctACACGCAGTCCTCCCTCCACCTGCCCCCCTCAG GggatggcggcgccggcgaggtggaggTCGACCTGACAGACACGGGCCTCGCCTTCTCGTGGCCATGCTCGCGCCTCCTCGAGGCGCTGGGGGAGACCTGCCGCAAGGCGGAGCTGCAGGCCCCGAGGCCCTGCTCCCCGGAGGAGCTGGCCGCCATTGCCAAGCTCGTGGAGCTGCACGAGATACCCGAGGCCAAGATCTGGCTCTCCGCCGGCCTCTCCGCGTTCCTCTACCTCTACACCTCCATCCTGGG GTGTAGGCCTGGGAAGGTCGTGGTGAGCTCTGGCCTGCCCATGGGCGCGGGGCTTGGTTCGTCGGCTGCGTTCTCCGTGTCGTTGTCGGGCGCGCTGCTGACGGCAGCAGGCGTGGTTCATCCTGAAGGCGCCGTTGGCGGAACAGAGTGGCAATTGTTGGGGAAGGATCATCTTGAGCTGGTTAACACGTGGGCGTTCCAGGGGGAAAAGATCATTCATGGCAAGCCTTCTGGCATTGACAACGCTGTCAGCACTTTTG GAAGCATGATCAAATTCAAGAAGGGAGAATTGACGAACCTCAAATCTGGCAATCCAGTCAAAATGCTCATTACTGATACAAGGGTTGGTAGGAACACCAAGGCTCTGGTTGCTGGTGTGTCTGAAAGAGCATCTAGGCACCCCGATGCTATGGCTTCCGTCTTCCATGCAGTGAACACCATTAGTGAAGAGCTTTCCAGCATTGTCGAGTTAGCTGCTACTGATGAGATAGCCATGACCTCAAAGGAAGAAAAGCTGGCAGAACTCATGGAGATGAACCAAGGGTTGCTCCAGTGCATGGGAGTCAGCCATTCTTCTATAGAAACCGTGCTGCGCTCGACATTGAAGTATAACTTGGTCTCGAAGCTCACCGGAGCTGGTGGTGGAGGCTGTGTTTTGACGTTGATACCAACTC TGTTGTCCAAGTTAGTTTTGGAGAAGGTCACCACGGAGCTAGAATCGCATGGTTTCCGCTGCTTCAAAGTCGAGGTCGGTGGACAAGGTCTTCAGATTCACCAAGGATAA